From a region of the Nitrospira sp. genome:
- a CDS encoding antibiotic biosynthesis monooxygenase, whose product MVRVALLVRLQAKPGKEAEVGRFLEDGLALANQEASTPIWFALKLGHATFGIFDAFTDETGRKAHLAGQIAAALMAKAPELLAQPPQIEQVDVLAAKISQ is encoded by the coding sequence ATGGTACGAGTGGCATTGTTAGTGAGGTTGCAGGCCAAACCGGGAAAGGAAGCGGAAGTGGGTCGTTTTCTCGAAGATGGCCTTGCCCTGGCGAATCAAGAAGCCTCCACGCCGATTTGGTTTGCCCTTAAATTGGGACATGCCACATTTGGCATTTTTGATGCGTTTACCGATGAGACGGGGCGTAAGGCGCATCTTGCTGGACAAATTGCGGCAGCACTGATGGCAAAGGCACCTGAGCTGCTGGCTCAACCACCGCAGATCGAACAGGTCGATGTATTGGCCGCGAAGATTTCGCAGTAG
- a CDS encoding ferredoxin oxidoreductase, with translation MSLDYVKFTPGFDTFMPKEYRDMVEHGPFGKKATVSQMGSFKEILEEHPMCAGCAMTLFIRLAIVAFPNPEDTITVGTAGCGRLAISQAAIPFVYGNYGDQNGVASGLSRGLRIRFGDQPKDVVVMAGDGGTADIGFQQVLHSWFRKERFTTIMLDNEVYGNTGGQESGMTTRGAVLKMAPLGKKFEKMDMVSMAKIAGCAYIATVVPNNPRRVESCIKKAVLIAREVGPTYIQAYTSCNIEYAIPTDKVMEDAKTVEDDRYKFTEYVSEDAKAYLADRYGYKEFIQKPVAALTKV, from the coding sequence ATGAGTCTCGATTACGTAAAGTTCACGCCAGGATTCGATACGTTCATGCCGAAAGAATACCGGGATATGGTTGAACACGGACCTTTCGGGAAGAAAGCAACGGTGTCGCAGATGGGCAGCTTCAAGGAAATCCTGGAGGAGCATCCGATGTGCGCGGGCTGTGCCATGACTCTGTTCATCCGGCTGGCGATTGTCGCCTTCCCGAACCCAGAAGACACGATTACAGTCGGGACGGCAGGATGCGGCCGGCTCGCCATCTCTCAGGCGGCGATTCCCTTCGTGTACGGCAACTATGGCGACCAGAACGGCGTCGCCAGCGGGTTGTCGCGCGGGTTACGAATCCGATTCGGCGACCAGCCCAAAGATGTTGTGGTGATGGCCGGTGACGGCGGAACCGCCGACATCGGATTCCAGCAGGTCCTCCATTCGTGGTTTAGGAAGGAACGGTTCACGACGATCATGCTGGACAATGAGGTGTACGGGAATACGGGCGGACAGGAAAGCGGTATGACCACCAGAGGGGCGGTGCTCAAGATGGCCCCGCTCGGCAAGAAGTTCGAGAAAATGGACATGGTCAGCATGGCCAAGATCGCCGGCTGCGCGTATATTGCCACCGTTGTGCCGAATAATCCGCGGCGGGTGGAAAGCTGCATCAAGAAGGCCGTGCTGATCGCGCGCGAGGTCGGTCCGACGTATATTCAGGCCTATACGTCCTGCAATATCGAATACGCGATTCCGACCGACAAGGTCATGGAAGATGCCAAGACCGTAGAGGACGATCGATACAAATTTACCGAGTATGTCAGCGAAGACGCCAAGGCCTATCTGGCTGATCGATATGGTTACAAGGAGTTCATCCAGAAGCCGGTGGCGGCTCTCACGAAGGTGTAA
- a CDS encoding ATP-dependent metallopeptidase FtsH/Yme1/Tma family protein, with amino-acid sequence MRVTEQQTRRKNSDSTPTRRLQPTDSGPGARKSTEQMKVPPRKTWLWFVLILVANFLLGRFLIPSQEAPVTVPYTFFKQEVGKNNVAAIYSQADTITGRFTTAITYPPLGEKSTASSGEAKTTNERGAVSGTETKVISVFTTTLPSFVDPSLEQFLITNGVEISAKPIQEGGNPWVTVFFSFGPGLLFIGFYIWLFRRAAQQGGGMMGGGVMGMGKSRARRYDQEQNAKITFDDVAGIDEAENELIEIVDFLKDTKKYTRLGGTAPKGVLLIGAPGTGKTLLAKAVAGEAGVPFFSMSAAEFVEMIVGVGAARVRDLFKEARENAPAIVFIDELDAIGRARGQMAIGGSSEQEQTLNQILTEMDGFSSREGIIVLAATNQPDVLDKALLRPGRFDRRVVVNLPDKTGREAILKVHTRNVPLANDAILGNLAAMTPGLSGADLKNLVNEAALLGARREQQEVRHKDFLDALEKIVLGPERPILMSRADRERIAYHEGGHAILGLVVSGADPVNRVTIVPRGQALGVTYQRPDSDRYNYPEAYLRARIVGMLGGRAAEEIVYGTKTTGAENDIEQATGLARRMVTRWGMSERLGLVQLAPRENPYLSGLNGYGDAKPFSEETAKAIDAEVLRIIGESHDEARRLLSAHRKQLDLLAEALLARETLNEQEILEVTGLPHAPALETGMLPHPGMGSRSADPIITQLEPAQSHRVES; translated from the coding sequence ATGCGCGTGACGGAACAGCAGACGCGACGTAAGAATAGCGATTCCACACCAACCAGGCGCCTCCAGCCAACCGACAGCGGGCCAGGTGCTCGAAAGAGCACCGAGCAGATGAAGGTGCCGCCGCGTAAGACATGGCTCTGGTTCGTGCTCATCCTGGTCGCAAACTTCTTACTCGGAAGGTTTCTGATCCCGAGCCAGGAAGCGCCAGTCACAGTGCCCTATACCTTCTTTAAGCAGGAGGTAGGGAAGAACAACGTCGCGGCGATCTACAGTCAGGCGGACACCATCACGGGCCGCTTCACGACAGCTATCACCTATCCACCGTTGGGTGAAAAGAGTACGGCGTCCAGTGGCGAGGCCAAAACCACGAACGAGCGTGGTGCGGTCTCCGGCACCGAAACCAAAGTAATCAGTGTGTTCACAACTACACTCCCTTCCTTCGTAGACCCTAGCTTGGAACAATTCTTAATCACGAATGGGGTCGAGATCAGCGCGAAACCGATTCAAGAAGGCGGCAACCCATGGGTGACGGTGTTTTTTAGCTTTGGCCCGGGCCTGCTCTTCATCGGCTTTTATATCTGGCTCTTCCGTCGGGCAGCGCAGCAAGGCGGCGGCATGATGGGTGGAGGAGTGATGGGCATGGGCAAGAGTCGAGCCCGCCGGTATGACCAGGAGCAGAATGCGAAGATCACCTTCGACGACGTGGCCGGCATCGACGAAGCTGAGAACGAACTGATCGAGATCGTGGATTTCCTCAAGGATACCAAAAAGTACACCCGCCTCGGAGGGACTGCTCCGAAAGGCGTGCTGCTGATAGGTGCGCCGGGGACCGGGAAGACACTGCTCGCGAAGGCTGTGGCAGGAGAGGCGGGGGTGCCCTTCTTCTCGATGAGTGCCGCGGAGTTTGTGGAGATGATCGTGGGAGTGGGCGCAGCGAGGGTGCGGGATCTCTTCAAGGAAGCGCGGGAGAATGCGCCCGCGATTGTTTTCATCGACGAACTCGATGCCATTGGACGCGCCCGCGGACAGATGGCGATTGGCGGATCCAGCGAGCAGGAGCAAACCTTGAACCAAATCCTGACCGAAATGGACGGGTTCTCGAGCCGAGAAGGTATCATCGTGTTGGCGGCGACGAACCAACCGGACGTGCTCGACAAAGCGCTCCTGCGCCCTGGACGCTTCGACAGGCGCGTGGTCGTGAATCTCCCCGACAAGACCGGGCGGGAGGCAATCCTCAAGGTCCACACTCGCAACGTGCCGCTCGCGAACGATGCAATCCTTGGAAATCTTGCCGCAATGACGCCAGGGCTCTCAGGGGCCGACCTCAAGAATCTGGTGAATGAGGCCGCGCTGCTGGGAGCTCGCCGCGAGCAACAAGAGGTCCGTCACAAGGACTTCCTCGACGCACTAGAGAAGATCGTGCTCGGCCCAGAACGCCCGATTCTCATGAGCCGGGCCGACCGAGAACGCATTGCCTATCACGAGGGTGGACATGCCATCCTCGGTCTCGTGGTGTCTGGCGCCGACCCCGTGAACCGGGTTACGATCGTGCCACGCGGGCAGGCGCTCGGCGTAACCTATCAGCGCCCCGACAGCGACCGCTATAACTATCCGGAAGCCTATTTACGCGCGAGGATCGTCGGAATGCTGGGAGGGCGTGCAGCCGAGGAGATTGTCTACGGGACGAAGACCACTGGGGCCGAAAACGACATTGAGCAAGCCACGGGTCTTGCCCGTCGGATGGTCACACGTTGGGGTATGAGTGAGCGGCTTGGGCTCGTGCAGCTCGCCCCAAGGGAGAACCCCTATCTGAGCGGCTTAAACGGTTACGGAGACGCGAAGCCGTTCAGCGAGGAGACTGCCAAAGCCATCGATGCCGAGGTACTCAGGATTATCGGTGAGAGTCACGACGAAGCCAGGCGGCTCCTCAGCGCGCATCGCAAGCAACTCGATTTGCTTGCCGAAGCCTTGCTCGCTCGGGAGACACTCAACGAACAGGAGATTCTCGAGGTTACGGGGCTCCCCCATGCGCCGGCCCTGGAGACTGGGATGTTGCCCCATCCTGGTATGGGTAGCAGGAGCGCTGACCCAATCATTACCCAGTTAGAACCCGCCCAATCTCATCGTGTTGAATCGTGA
- a CDS encoding helix-turn-helix domain-containing protein, whose protein sequence is MRIYILALQDTFDTGLSTLLDTFSVANELAASSRTLTTHFDVTIVGVRSRVTTSHGLSIPVEPATGLARPDVALVPAMGAKMPDTLRIMLARREIVDAQSFLRGWFQRGTMLGAACTGTFILAGTSLLNGHHATTSWWLAPFFRERYPHVMLDESRMIVHSSPFITAGAALAHLDLALWLVRRRSPALAALTARYLVVDPRPMQATFAIPDHLAHADPFVERFERWARRRLADGFSLHEAACAVATSPRTLTRRLHAVVGKSPLAYFQDIRIERAVHLLQTSDHSIDEIAAQVGYASGVTLRTLIRRKIGLGVRELRARV, encoded by the coding sequence ATGCGAATTTACATCCTTGCACTTCAGGACACTTTCGATACTGGCTTATCCACCCTTCTTGACACTTTCAGCGTGGCGAATGAACTCGCCGCATCCTCGAGGACATTGACGACACACTTCGATGTCACCATCGTGGGTGTTCGCTCCCGAGTGACCACGAGTCACGGCCTGTCGATCCCGGTGGAGCCGGCGACGGGGCTTGCTCGTCCCGATGTCGCCCTGGTTCCTGCCATGGGGGCGAAGATGCCTGATACGTTGCGCATCATGCTCGCCCGACGGGAAATAGTGGACGCACAGAGCTTCCTGCGGGGATGGTTCCAGCGAGGCACCATGCTTGGGGCTGCCTGCACGGGCACGTTCATCCTTGCAGGAACCTCCCTGCTCAACGGCCATCATGCGACGACTTCGTGGTGGCTGGCTCCCTTCTTTCGTGAACGGTATCCGCATGTGATGCTGGACGAGTCACGTATGATCGTCCACTCGTCACCATTCATCACTGCCGGCGCCGCGCTGGCGCATCTCGATCTGGCCTTGTGGCTCGTGCGTCGCCGTAGTCCCGCGTTGGCGGCGCTGACGGCTCGTTACCTCGTGGTTGACCCGAGACCGATGCAGGCGACCTTCGCCATTCCTGACCACCTGGCTCACGCAGATCCGTTTGTGGAGCGGTTCGAACGGTGGGCCCGGCGCCGTTTGGCTGACGGCTTCTCGCTCCATGAAGCCGCCTGTGCGGTGGCAACTAGTCCAAGGACGCTGACGCGTCGACTCCACGCCGTGGTTGGGAAGTCGCCCCTCGCATACTTTCAGGACATTCGCATCGAGCGTGCTGTCCACCTGCTACAGACCAGCGACCACAGTATTGACGAGATAGCTGCCCAGGTCGGCTATGCCAGCGGGGTAACGTTGCGAACCCTCATCCGACGCAAAATCGGCCTCGGGGTGCGCGAGTTGAGAGCGCGTGTCTGA
- the erpA gene encoding iron-sulfur cluster insertion protein ErpA — protein MITITSKAEEKMRELMQEDKETVGLRVYVKGGGCHGYQYGMAFESATGDDDTVIEKGNLKIIMDSQSAPLLAGCEVDFQDSVQGSGFAIKNPQAKTTCGCGSSFSA, from the coding sequence ATGATTACGATTACAAGCAAAGCCGAAGAGAAGATGCGGGAGCTGATGCAAGAGGACAAGGAGACCGTCGGTCTCCGAGTATATGTCAAAGGCGGTGGGTGCCATGGCTACCAGTACGGGATGGCCTTCGAGTCTGCAACCGGCGATGACGACACGGTGATCGAAAAGGGTAACCTCAAAATCATCATGGACTCCCAGAGTGCCCCACTGCTCGCCGGCTGTGAAGTCGATTTCCAGGACAGCGTGCAAGGCTCAGGCTTTGCGATCAAAAACCCACAAGCCAAAACGACGTGTGGGTGCGGCAGTTCGTTCAGCGCCTAA
- a CDS encoding GAF domain-containing protein, producing MPNKRTTFDRGLIVGLSDTVQKTIAARENTAESRSKSWCERLGTKWSNRHNALSLEAAVSVMNADRANLQFAHGERLILKSHRGFSQAFLDYFKVVVDEKTCCLAAWKTRRAIHVQDVTTSQHFSQPAIEVLLKDGIRAVSSAPLLTDAGRMIGVLSVHYCQPYAMYEKDLARFRRLATYIAELLDQRSSRTRSE from the coding sequence ATGCCAAACAAACGAACCACATTCGACCGTGGCCTGATTGTCGGGTTGTCTGATACGGTTCAAAAAACCATCGCCGCTCGGGAAAATACCGCAGAATCACGGTCCAAGTCTTGGTGCGAACGGCTCGGCACGAAATGGTCCAACCGTCATAACGCTCTTTCCCTGGAGGCTGCGGTGTCCGTGATGAATGCTGATCGCGCCAACCTTCAGTTCGCTCACGGTGAGCGATTAATCCTGAAAAGCCATCGCGGTTTCAGCCAAGCCTTCCTGGACTATTTCAAGGTCGTCGTTGACGAGAAGACGTGCTGCCTGGCGGCATGGAAAACGCGGCGTGCCATCCATGTCCAGGATGTCACGACCAGCCAGCACTTTTCCCAACCCGCCATAGAAGTCTTGCTCAAGGACGGGATTCGAGCCGTGTCTTCTGCGCCGTTGCTGACCGACGCTGGTCGTATGATCGGAGTGCTTTCCGTGCACTACTGTCAGCCCTATGCGATGTACGAGAAGGACCTGGCCCGTTTTCGTCGGCTCGCCACATACATTGCTGAGTTACTCGATCAACGCTCAAGCCGTACTCGTTCCGAATGA
- a CDS encoding ferredoxin oxidoreductase: protein MDTTAIIGTKNKKGQVITDPRVMMNDAPRTPSFFTGSEVIKEAVKRANVDIMVAYPITPQSEAAALCGELFAEGYIGDYFRGESEFAVMSQCAGAAFGGARVFTTTAGPGTMRAMENFPMWAGSRLPIQCIVTCRGINSPLSIQPDTIEIAYLMNTGMLVWHAETAQDFYDWILKGYMVSEEPDVHLPLALCCDGFFVTHTKDVVGLTPAEMCLPPYDPYRSPVPCMDMECPPVRMMRDPFVMKSNYISYATHASWQQEVWAAAERSRKHTIAWLDGLIDVEDGDADILIISSGTAVSQGREAMRLLADEGVRVGLVKIKTLRPWPEEELREATKHASHIIVPEFNVIGWMAKEIKATIPNSERVVAGPRVCGGMTLPPEVIVEEVKKAIGMRSGVLAGRGG, encoded by the coding sequence ATGGACACCACAGCCATCATCGGAACCAAGAATAAGAAGGGTCAAGTCATCACCGATCCACGCGTGATGATGAACGACGCGCCTCGCACACCATCATTTTTTACCGGCAGTGAAGTGATTAAGGAAGCCGTCAAGCGCGCCAACGTCGACATTATGGTGGCCTATCCCATTACGCCCCAGAGCGAGGCGGCCGCCCTATGCGGCGAACTCTTTGCCGAGGGGTATATCGGCGATTATTTCCGCGGGGAGAGCGAATTTGCCGTCATGTCACAGTGCGCCGGCGCCGCTTTCGGCGGGGCCAGGGTTTTCACGACCACCGCCGGGCCGGGCACCATGCGGGCCATGGAAAACTTTCCGATGTGGGCCGGATCCAGATTGCCGATCCAATGTATCGTGACCTGCCGCGGCATCAATTCTCCCCTGTCGATCCAGCCGGACACGATCGAGATCGCCTACCTCATGAATACAGGCATGCTCGTCTGGCATGCGGAAACCGCACAGGATTTCTATGATTGGATTCTCAAGGGATATATGGTGTCGGAAGAGCCGGATGTGCATTTACCGTTGGCCCTCTGCTGCGACGGCTTCTTCGTGACCCACACGAAGGACGTCGTCGGCCTGACTCCCGCCGAGATGTGCCTGCCACCGTACGATCCCTATCGTTCACCCGTGCCCTGCATGGATATGGAGTGTCCACCGGTCCGGATGATGCGCGATCCCTTTGTGATGAAGAGCAACTACATCAGCTACGCCACGCACGCGAGTTGGCAGCAGGAAGTCTGGGCCGCCGCAGAACGGTCGCGCAAGCACACGATCGCCTGGCTGGATGGGCTGATCGACGTCGAAGACGGCGATGCCGACATCCTCATTATCTCCTCGGGAACCGCCGTTTCCCAGGGGCGGGAAGCTATGCGCCTGCTGGCCGATGAGGGGGTGCGCGTTGGACTCGTCAAGATCAAGACCTTGCGCCCTTGGCCGGAAGAAGAACTTCGCGAAGCGACCAAGCATGCCTCACACATCATCGTGCCCGAGTTCAATGTCATCGGATGGATGGCCAAAGAAATCAAAGCCACGATCCCCAACAGCGAGCGTGTCGTCGCCGGACCACGTGTCTGCGGGGGCATGACCTTACCACCGGAAGTGATCGTGGAGGAAGTCAAGAAGGCGATCGGGATGCGATCCGGAGTGCTGGCGGGGCGCGGTGGATGA
- a CDS encoding outer membrane beta-barrel protein translates to MPNDASNVKWSGVGGGVGGSDLALQNSLIYGGKLGYYFDQVKLGRFNPGIETEVFNATPHLKQQGATIGGTTSTLSGFTHSVVTWAPVVLLVRYQAGAFEPYAGVGVGLFFSNLRTGDNGDATMHVGLNTQVGIRYRVTQSLSLFTEWKYNHAHIEHSNIGGSPLSLSFDYNVHIVAGGVGYHF, encoded by the coding sequence ATGCCTAATGACGCGAGCAACGTGAAGTGGAGTGGAGTTGGAGGTGGAGTCGGCGGGAGTGATCTTGCGCTGCAAAACTCCCTGATCTATGGAGGAAAACTCGGGTATTATTTCGATCAGGTGAAGTTAGGGCGGTTCAATCCGGGCATCGAAACCGAGGTATTCAATGCAACGCCTCATCTTAAGCAACAAGGGGCGACCATAGGAGGCACCACCAGTACGTTGTCAGGGTTTACGCATAGTGTCGTGACATGGGCACCGGTGGTCCTCTTAGTCCGGTATCAAGCAGGGGCGTTCGAACCGTATGCGGGAGTGGGGGTCGGTTTGTTCTTTTCCAACCTTAGAACTGGAGATAATGGCGATGCCACCATGCATGTAGGACTGAACACTCAAGTCGGGATTCGATATCGCGTGACTCAGAGCCTCTCACTGTTCACGGAGTGGAAATACAATCACGCGCATATCGAACATAGCAATATTGGGGGAAGTCCACTTTCCTTGTCCTTTGACTATAACGTGCACATCGTTGCCGGTGGCGTCGGCTATCATTTTTGA
- a CDS encoding terminase small subunit, whose product MKKPSRKAKQTKAARNLAKGMDAKTALIEAGYSESYAKARGYTVVKRPYIQTILTESCDRIMKRRDLVLDDILEPVFEALSAKVIVRSQQLGDAQEVDLPDHQIRMQASDRLVDLYSGQMKDKHEEEGLADLIEELVKLSRTDACR is encoded by the coding sequence ATGAAAAAGCCCTCACGCAAAGCGAAACAGACCAAAGCCGCGAGGAACCTGGCCAAGGGCATGGATGCCAAGACCGCCTTAATTGAAGCCGGTTACAGTGAGTCCTACGCGAAAGCCCGCGGTTATACCGTGGTGAAACGTCCGTACATTCAAACCATCCTCACCGAGTCATGCGACCGTATTATGAAGCGGCGGGATCTGGTCTTGGATGACATTCTGGAGCCAGTGTTCGAGGCGTTGAGCGCGAAGGTGATTGTAAGGAGCCAGCAGTTGGGTGATGCCCAGGAAGTAGACCTGCCGGACCATCAGATCCGGATGCAGGCTTCGGATCGTCTTGTCGACCTATACAGTGGACAGATGAAAGACAAGCATGAAGAAGAGGGACTCGCCGACCTGATCGAAGAACTCGTGAAACTCTCGAGGACCGATGCCTGTCGCTGA
- the nhaD gene encoding sodium:proton antiporter NhaD has protein sequence MTSFVHHWTGYTALAVFVAAYVLVIVEESIHLRKSKPVMVAAGAIWILTALAYAAQKQSHAAAEILRDTLLEYAELMLFLLSAMTFINTMSERNIFEALRARLTSLGLSLRSVFWLTGILAFFISPVADNLTTALVMGAVVMAIGAGNGRFIALGCINVVVAANAGGVFSPFGDITTLMVWQKGVVKFGEFFALFVPSLVNWLVPAIAMAMTIARDKPSSTMEPVEVKPGGYLIVGLFLLTIAGTVVMHHFLEMPPFLGMMTGLGILKSYGHFIRRKELDEWTDIPVVDEENAGQNDGLLKPAVKPFDIFISMKRVEWDTLMFFYGIMLCVGGLGALGYLAVLSDFLYQGLGATAANVLVGILSALIDNIPIMFAVLSMNPEMNLGQWLLVTLTAGVGGSLLSIGSAAGVALMGQARGIYTFMAHLKWTWAIALGYLASIGVHWAMNRHLFHP, from the coding sequence ATGACGAGTTTTGTACATCACTGGACGGGTTATACGGCGCTGGCCGTGTTTGTCGCTGCCTACGTTCTGGTTATTGTCGAAGAATCCATTCATCTGCGGAAATCCAAACCGGTCATGGTCGCGGCAGGAGCCATCTGGATTTTGACGGCACTGGCGTATGCTGCTCAGAAACAATCTCATGCCGCTGCAGAAATCCTGCGGGATACCCTACTCGAATATGCCGAGCTAATGCTCTTCCTTCTCTCCGCGATGACCTTCATCAATACCATGAGCGAGCGGAATATCTTTGAGGCGCTGCGTGCTCGGCTTACTTCATTGGGATTGTCGCTGCGCAGCGTATTCTGGCTCACAGGTATCCTGGCGTTCTTCATCTCCCCCGTGGCCGATAATCTCACGACGGCGTTGGTGATGGGCGCGGTGGTCATGGCGATCGGCGCGGGCAACGGACGCTTCATCGCCTTGGGATGCATTAATGTGGTCGTGGCCGCCAATGCCGGAGGCGTTTTCAGCCCGTTCGGGGATATCACGACGCTCATGGTCTGGCAAAAAGGCGTGGTGAAATTTGGAGAGTTTTTCGCGCTCTTTGTTCCGTCACTCGTCAACTGGCTGGTGCCGGCCATTGCCATGGCAATGACGATCGCACGTGATAAGCCTTCATCCACAATGGAACCGGTGGAGGTGAAGCCTGGCGGTTACCTCATTGTTGGGTTGTTTTTACTCACGATAGCCGGCACCGTGGTGATGCATCATTTTCTGGAAATGCCTCCGTTTCTCGGAATGATGACCGGCCTGGGGATTCTTAAATCCTATGGGCATTTTATACGGCGGAAGGAATTGGACGAATGGACGGACATTCCCGTGGTTGATGAAGAAAATGCGGGACAGAACGATGGATTGTTGAAACCTGCCGTAAAGCCATTTGATATTTTCATCAGCATGAAACGCGTGGAATGGGATACGTTGATGTTTTTTTACGGCATCATGCTCTGTGTGGGGGGCCTTGGGGCGCTGGGTTATCTCGCCGTGCTCTCCGATTTTCTGTATCAAGGACTGGGCGCAACGGCCGCCAATGTCCTTGTGGGGATTCTGTCAGCACTTATAGACAACATCCCCATTATGTTCGCTGTCTTGAGCATGAACCCCGAGATGAACCTTGGCCAATGGCTTCTGGTGACGCTGACCGCAGGGGTCGGGGGATCGCTCCTCTCGATCGGTTCGGCAGCTGGCGTGGCGCTCATGGGACAAGCGCGGGGGATCTATACCTTCATGGCACACCTGAAATGGACATGGGCAATCGCGTTGGGCTATCTAGCCAGTATCGGCGTGCACTGGGCGATGAACCGCCATCTGTTTCATCCGTAG
- a CDS encoding helix-turn-helix domain-containing protein: MNLLDTNRTWFWPSEVARICHVSRATVYRWIESGEIATILTRRPFKIRREEVERMLNHT, translated from the coding sequence ATGAATCTCCTCGATACGAATCGCACCTGGTTCTGGCCCAGCGAGGTGGCGAGAATCTGCCATGTGTCGCGAGCAACGGTCTACCGGTGGATTGAGAGCGGCGAGATCGCCACGATCCTTACCCGTCGGCCGTTTAAGATCCGGCGCGAAGAGGTAGAAAGGATGCTGAATCACACATGA
- a CDS encoding helix-turn-helix domain-containing protein has product MAKICRVSRATVYRWIEQGKMQTILNGARSRFNTMRLGGF; this is encoded by the coding sequence GTGGCGAAGATCTGCCGGGTGTCGAGGGCCACGGTCTACCGCTGGATCGAACAAGGCAAAATGCAAACGATCCTCAACGGCGCCCGTTCACGATTCAACACGATGAGATTGGGCGGGTTCTAA
- a CDS encoding MEDS domain-containing protein: MPVSGIRGAHNIRLGSHLCLFYRRPQEYLQVTASFLKAGIVKNEFCVWVLPPPLTIAFALDELLYCGLNGPRLQATKQLKIMSAEDCWFSNGALDMGRSRSRLAALPSMARHLGYERVRLAGGPGPFTSEEGRQAFMTYERRATAVIAESPVIALCGYASTECVETAMFDIMSAHPQALLRTHAGWVNI, encoded by the coding sequence ATGCCTGTAAGTGGGATTCGTGGTGCGCATAACATTCGGTTGGGATCGCATCTCTGTTTGTTTTATCGGCGGCCCCAAGAGTATTTGCAGGTGACCGCCTCCTTTCTGAAAGCGGGCATCGTCAAAAATGAGTTCTGTGTTTGGGTGCTTCCCCCACCATTGACCATTGCGTTCGCTCTCGACGAACTCTTGTATTGCGGCCTGAACGGTCCGAGACTGCAAGCCACGAAGCAGCTGAAGATCATGTCTGCGGAAGACTGCTGGTTTTCGAATGGCGCGTTGGACATGGGGAGGTCCCGAAGTCGGCTGGCCGCCTTACCTTCGATGGCTCGGCATCTTGGATATGAGCGTGTGCGTTTGGCGGGGGGGCCAGGGCCGTTTACGTCTGAAGAGGGTCGCCAGGCCTTTATGACCTATGAGCGCCGGGCCACGGCTGTCATCGCCGAATCTCCAGTGATCGCGTTATGTGGCTATGCCTCGACCGAATGTGTGGAGACTGCCATGTTTGACATCATGAGCGCTCATCCCCAGGCGTTGCTTCGGACGCACGCTGGGTGGGTTAACATCTGA
- a CDS encoding thermonuclease family protein, whose translation MTWQWTLVLILALPIPSLASAGIEFKGKVIAVLDGDTIEVLHNKKAERVRLNGIDCPEKKQAFGTRAKQATSTLSFGQTVTVQRTGKDRYGRTLATVILRDAKNLNHELVKEGWCWWYRRYAPDYATLQALEAEARQAKKGLWVDANPVPPWEWRKKGKQVALTYR comes from the coding sequence ATGACGTGGCAATGGACGCTCGTCCTGATACTCGCCCTTCCCATTCCCTCTCTAGCTTCAGCAGGTATTGAGTTCAAGGGCAAAGTTATCGCCGTACTAGATGGCGACACCATTGAGGTTCTGCACAACAAGAAAGCTGAACGGGTCCGCCTCAACGGGATCGATTGTCCTGAGAAGAAGCAAGCCTTTGGCACGAGAGCGAAGCAGGCCACGTCTACTTTGAGCTTTGGGCAGACAGTGACCGTTCAGAGAACGGGCAAGGATCGGTATGGACGCACGCTTGCAACGGTGATTCTACGAGATGCAAAGAATCTGAACCATGAACTTGTGAAGGAAGGCTGGTGCTGGTGGTATCGCAGGTACGCGCCGGACTATGCAACCCTACAGGCCCTAGAAGCCGAAGCGCGTCAGGCCAAGAAAGGCCTGTGGGTGGATGCCAACCCAGTCCCACCGTGGGAGTGGCGGAAGAAAGGTAAGCAAGTGGCTTTGACCTACCGCTGA